A DNA window from Chryseobacterium sp. MEBOG06 contains the following coding sequences:
- a CDS encoding ACT domain-containing protein, translating to MRTENKEYTITAYTEDYLGLISRINAIFSRRRISMVNFNVGPSDTEQVKKFVIVIRETEESVQKITRQMEKQVDVLEVHYHKNPHFTAIECAS from the coding sequence ATGAGAACAGAAAATAAAGAATATACCATCACGGCATATACAGAAGATTACCTGGGGTTGATCAGCAGGATCAATGCTATTTTTTCAAGAAGGAGAATCTCTATGGTGAACTTTAATGTGGGACCGTCTGACACAGAGCAGGTCAAAAAGTTTGTAATTGTGATAAGAGAAACAGAAGAATCAGTTCAGAAGATTACCAGACAGATGGAAAAACAGGTGGATGTATTGGAAGTTCATTATCATAAAAATCCACATTTCACGGCAATAGAATGTGCCAGCTAA
- the ilvC gene encoding ketol-acid reductoisomerase encodes MAKLNFGGVEENVVTRAEFPLEKAQEVLKNEVVAVIGYGVQGPGQALNQKDNGINVIVGQRKNSKSWDKAVADGFVPGETLFEIEEALEKGTVICYLLSDAAQIEYWPKVKQHLTPGKALYFSHGFGITFNERTGIVPPADVDVFLVAPKGSGTSLRRMFLQNRGLNSSFAVYQDATGKARDRVSALGIAIGSGYLFETDFKKEVYSDLAGERGTLMGAVQGIFAAQYDVLRKNGHSPSEAFNETVEELTQSLMPLVAENGMDWMYANCSTTAQRGALDWWKRFRDVTSPLFEELYDNVAKGNEAQRSIDSNSKPDYREKLEVELTELRDSEMWKAGKTVRSLRPENN; translated from the coding sequence ATGGCAAAATTGAATTTTGGAGGAGTTGAAGAAAACGTAGTAACAAGAGCAGAGTTCCCATTGGAAAAAGCTCAGGAAGTATTAAAAAATGAGGTAGTAGCCGTTATCGGATATGGAGTTCAGGGGCCGGGGCAGGCTCTTAATCAGAAAGATAACGGGATTAATGTAATTGTAGGACAGAGAAAGAACTCTAAATCCTGGGATAAGGCAGTGGCAGACGGTTTTGTTCCAGGTGAAACACTATTTGAAATTGAAGAAGCACTGGAAAAAGGAACAGTCATTTGCTATCTTTTAAGTGATGCAGCCCAGATTGAATATTGGCCTAAAGTGAAACAGCATCTTACCCCCGGAAAAGCATTGTATTTCTCCCATGGTTTTGGGATTACATTTAATGAGCGTACAGGAATTGTTCCCCCTGCAGACGTGGATGTGTTTTTAGTAGCTCCCAAAGGATCAGGAACTTCATTGAGAAGAATGTTTCTTCAGAACAGAGGACTGAACAGCAGTTTTGCAGTCTATCAGGATGCTACAGGAAAAGCAAGAGATAGAGTAAGCGCACTTGGAATTGCAATAGGCAGCGGCTATTTATTTGAAACCGATTTTAAAAAAGAAGTATACAGTGATCTTGCCGGAGAACGTGGAACTCTCATGGGGGCAGTACAGGGAATATTTGCTGCACAATATGATGTATTGAGAAAAAACGGACACAGCCCTTCTGAAGCTTTTAACGAAACCGTTGAAGAACTTACGCAGTCCCTTATGCCATTAGTTGCTGAAAACGGAATGGACTGGATGTATGCCAACTGCAGTACAACGGCCCAAAGAGGAGCACTGGACTGGTGGAAACGCTTCCGAGATGTTACCTCTCCTTTATTTGAAGAGTTGTATGATAATGTAGCAAAAGGGAACGAAGCCCAGCGTTCCATAGACAGTAACAGCAAACCGGATTACAGAGAAAAGCTGGAAGTAGAATTGACTGAATTGAGAGACAGCGAAATGTGGAAAGCAGGAAAGACCGTACGAAGTCTCAGACCCGAAAATAATTAA
- the ilvA gene encoding threonine ammonia-lyase IlvA: MKIETYSSMLENVCKAEERLRNVVVKTPLAANNNLSFIYEAKINFKREDLQQVRSYKIRGAYNKMASISSESLAKGVVCASAGNHAQGVAFACSTMKVKGTIFMPLPTPGQKLEQVKMFGGDYINIVLYGDTFDEAKDAAMRFCSEKNGVFIHPFDDLAIIEGQATVGIEILEQTKEPVDYIFVPIGGGGLAAGICSVFQILSPQTKIIGVEPSAAASMKKAMEKGKPVLLDKISRFVDGAAVQQVGEITFELCKNVLSDIVTVDEGLVCETILSLYNKDAIVVEPAGALSIAALEKYKEEIKGKNVVCIISGSNNDITRMEEIKEKALLHAGLKHYFLVRFPQRPGALKTFVMDVLGPDDDITYFEYTQKNSKEKGIAVVGIALKQNLDFTPLIDKMKKYDFFVNYLNNDPSLMNLLI, from the coding sequence ATGAAAATAGAAACATATTCCTCTATGTTGGAGAATGTCTGTAAAGCAGAGGAAAGACTTAGAAATGTAGTTGTAAAAACTCCTTTAGCTGCCAACAATAACCTTTCCTTCATTTATGAAGCGAAAATAAATTTTAAAAGAGAAGATCTCCAGCAGGTAAGATCCTACAAAATAAGAGGTGCTTATAATAAGATGGCTTCAATATCTTCTGAAAGTCTTGCGAAAGGAGTCGTTTGTGCCAGTGCGGGAAATCATGCTCAGGGAGTAGCTTTTGCATGCAGCACAATGAAAGTGAAAGGAACTATTTTCATGCCTCTGCCTACTCCCGGGCAAAAACTGGAGCAGGTAAAAATGTTTGGTGGAGATTATATTAACATTGTTCTTTACGGAGATACTTTTGATGAAGCAAAAGATGCAGCGATGCGATTTTGCAGTGAAAAAAACGGCGTATTCATTCATCCGTTTGATGATCTTGCCATTATTGAAGGGCAGGCCACAGTAGGAATAGAAATTCTGGAACAGACAAAAGAACCTGTAGATTATATTTTCGTTCCTATTGGCGGAGGCGGGCTGGCTGCGGGAATCTGCTCAGTATTTCAGATTTTGTCACCACAAACTAAAATTATAGGCGTAGAACCTTCAGCTGCTGCAAGTATGAAAAAGGCAATGGAGAAAGGGAAACCTGTACTTCTTGACAAAATAAGCAGATTTGTAGACGGTGCGGCAGTACAGCAGGTGGGGGAGATAACTTTTGAGCTTTGCAAAAATGTACTTTCAGATATAGTAACTGTAGATGAAGGGCTCGTATGTGAAACCATTCTTTCATTATATAATAAAGATGCGATAGTCGTAGAACCTGCTGGTGCTTTATCAATAGCCGCTTTGGAAAAATATAAAGAGGAAATAAAAGGAAAAAATGTAGTATGTATCATAAGCGGAAGCAATAATGATATTACCCGGATGGAGGAGATTAAAGAAAAGGCCCTGTTGCATGCCGGCCTGAAACATTATTTCCTGGTGAGATTTCCGCAGCGTCCCGGTGCTTTGAAAACCTTTGTAATGGATGTTCTGGGGCCTGATGATGATATTACCTATTTTGAATATACCCAAAAGAATTCAAAAGAAAAAGGAATAGCAGTCGTAGGTATTGCATTGAAACAAAACCTGGACTTTACTCCATTGATTGATAAAATGAAAAAGTATGATTTTTTTGTCAATTATCTCAACAATGATCCGTCTTTAATGAATTTACTTATTTAA
- a CDS encoding M20/M25/M40 family metallo-hydrolase, translating into MNKNYVFSLLSLFLFTLGNAQNYKKPLVSAIKESDLRTDMYQLAADSFWGREAGTLDELKVSMWLADKAKEAGMKPAGDNGTFFQFFDMYRHQIIPQSSLKIGDQNLKLWKDFLVAEPVNASIDSEIIYAGTTEPEDLSKLNIKGKVLAVNASDKNISKDMTLFVRRYPGFVRTKYYNKASELGAKAIIFITDDISEKSWVEILPQMTRGSYGVEGLREKITNNLPVLWIKRENAGWVKNNPKVSLNLITESYKYPSVNIIGKIEGTDPVLKKEYVLLSGHQDHDGIRHPVKNDTIYNGADDNASTCVAMLAMARAYKKQPGKRSILFVFHGAEERGLLGSRWHAAHPVVPKENIVAVLNGDMIGRNDNNEAALLGGNTPHKNSEELVKMAEDANNESTKFKYLKDWDSPSHAEYFYFRSDHLPYAKIGIPSIFFTSVLHDQYHTPQDESENINYKKLYKMTEWMYRTSWKAANETERPKIIPNFTLER; encoded by the coding sequence ATGAATAAAAATTATGTTTTTTCTCTGCTGAGCCTTTTCTTATTTACGCTCGGAAATGCTCAAAATTATAAAAAACCATTGGTTTCCGCGATCAAAGAGTCTGACCTTCGTACAGATATGTACCAACTAGCAGCAGATTCTTTCTGGGGTCGTGAAGCAGGAACGCTGGACGAGCTGAAAGTTTCAATGTGGCTTGCTGATAAAGCTAAGGAAGCGGGAATGAAACCTGCCGGAGATAACGGAACGTTTTTCCAGTTTTTTGATATGTACAGACATCAGATCATTCCTCAAAGCAGTCTGAAAATTGGTGATCAAAATCTGAAATTATGGAAAGATTTCCTTGTTGCGGAACCTGTAAACGCTTCTATAGATTCGGAAATCATCTATGCCGGAACTACTGAACCAGAGGATCTTTCCAAATTGAATATCAAAGGAAAAGTTCTTGCTGTAAATGCTTCTGATAAAAATATTTCGAAAGATATGACTCTTTTCGTAAGAAGATATCCTGGGTTTGTAAGAACAAAATATTATAATAAAGCTTCTGAGCTGGGTGCCAAAGCAATCATCTTCATTACGGATGATATTTCTGAAAAAAGCTGGGTAGAAATACTTCCTCAAATGACAAGAGGCAGCTATGGCGTGGAAGGTTTACGAGAAAAGATCACTAATAATCTTCCTGTACTTTGGATCAAAAGAGAAAATGCAGGCTGGGTAAAAAACAATCCTAAAGTTTCTTTGAACCTGATTACAGAAAGCTACAAATACCCTTCTGTGAACATTATCGGAAAAATAGAGGGTACAGATCCTGTTCTTAAAAAGGAATATGTTTTATTAAGCGGACACCAGGATCATGACGGGATAAGACATCCTGTAAAGAATGATACCATCTATAACGGTGCTGATGATAATGCCAGCACGTGTGTCGCAATGCTCGCTATGGCAAGAGCTTATAAAAAACAGCCTGGAAAAAGAAGTATTTTATTTGTTTTTCATGGTGCTGAAGAAAGAGGTTTACTGGGTTCCAGATGGCACGCAGCACATCCTGTTGTTCCGAAAGAAAATATTGTAGCTGTTTTGAATGGGGATATGATCGGTAGAAATGATAATAATGAAGCGGCTTTACTGGGAGGAAATACTCCACACAAAAACTCTGAAGAGCTTGTGAAAATGGCTGAAGATGCCAATAATGAAAGTACAAAATTTAAATATCTGAAAGACTGGGACTCTCCCAGCCATGCGGAATATTTCTACTTCAGAAGTGATCATCTTCCTTATGCTAAAATCGGGATTCCTTCTATATTCTTCACCAGCGTATTGCATGACCAATACCATACACCACAGGATGAATCTGAAAACATCAATTACAAAAAGCTTTATAAAATGACAGAATGGATGTACAGAACATCCTGGAAAGCAGCTAATGAAACTGAGCGTCCGAAAATCATTCCGAATTTTACACTTGAAAGATAA
- the alaS gene encoding alanine--tRNA ligase — translation MTSQEIRQKFLDYFKSKEHLIVPSAPIVLKDDPTLMFSNSGMTQFKDFFLGYKTPTAPRIADTQKCLRVSGKHNDLDDVGRDTYHHTMFEMLGNWSFGDYFKKEAIAFAWELLTEVYGIPKDNLYVTIFEGDASENLDRDQDAYDFWKSHISEDRIINGNKKDNFWEMGESGPCGPCSEIHIDLRTPEEKAKVSGLELVNNDHPQVVEVWNLVFMEFNRKADKSLEKLPAQHVDTGMGFERLCMALQGKSSNYDTDVFTPLIAKVEELSGKKYTGILEDEKDIAIRVVVDHIRAVSFAIADGQLPSSGGAGYVIRRILRRGISYAYRFLGMQEPFLYKLVAVLQEQMGEFFPELKKQGTLVTEVIKSEEESFLKTIETGLIRVEKLIQQTIADNQKVLPTPEVFELYDTYGFPDDLTRIIAEEKGLTIDEEGFKAEREKQRKRSQQDSAQKVYDWVNLEDKPETFVGYDQTESETYITRYRKVENKDGEFYQVVLSSSPFYPEGGGQVGDHGVLENASESVEVLETKKENGLIISLISGLPKNPEAVFNAKVNASERKNSQANHSVTHLLHEALRDVLGTHVEQKGSYVGPDYLRFDFSHFNKMTEEELALIEEKVNHKIKESIALQEFRNIPIQEALDKGAMALFGEKYGDSVRMIQFGSSKELCGGTHVKNTSEIGHFKITSESSAAAGIRRIEAISGDQSEAYFKNLEKQISELSQLLKSKDVVRSIEKLIDENASLRSEVDALKKEKAKGEIGEWKNAYEQKGNKQLLVKKTSLDAGSVKDIVFQLKREIPASVTIILSDADGKPMITVGVSDDLAKDYQAGAIVKDLAKEIQGGGGGNPGFATAGGKNLDGLENAYQKALAL, via the coding sequence ATGACATCACAAGAGATACGTCAAAAATTTTTAGATTATTTTAAAAGTAAGGAGCACCTTATCGTTCCTTCAGCTCCTATTGTGCTGAAAGATGATCCTACCCTTATGTTTTCCAACTCAGGAATGACGCAGTTCAAGGATTTTTTCCTGGGCTACAAAACTCCTACCGCCCCTAGAATTGCCGATACACAAAAGTGTCTTAGGGTTTCAGGGAAGCATAATGATTTGGATGATGTGGGTAGAGATACTTACCACCACACTATGTTTGAAATGCTAGGAAACTGGTCTTTCGGGGATTACTTCAAAAAAGAGGCTATTGCTTTTGCCTGGGAATTACTTACTGAAGTATACGGAATTCCAAAAGACAATTTATATGTAACGATTTTTGAAGGTGATGCTTCTGAAAACCTAGACAGAGACCAGGATGCTTACGATTTCTGGAAATCTCATATTTCTGAGGACAGAATCATCAACGGAAATAAGAAAGATAACTTCTGGGAAATGGGTGAAAGCGGACCATGCGGGCCGTGTTCAGAAATCCATATTGACTTGAGAACGCCAGAAGAAAAAGCCAAAGTTTCAGGGCTTGAACTGGTTAATAATGACCATCCTCAAGTGGTGGAAGTATGGAATCTGGTTTTCATGGAATTCAACAGAAAAGCAGATAAATCATTAGAAAAACTTCCTGCTCAGCACGTGGACACAGGAATGGGCTTTGAGCGTCTTTGCATGGCACTTCAAGGAAAATCATCCAACTATGATACGGATGTTTTCACTCCATTGATTGCTAAGGTGGAAGAACTTTCCGGTAAGAAATACACAGGAATCTTAGAAGATGAAAAGGATATTGCTATCCGTGTAGTGGTAGACCACATCAGAGCGGTTTCTTTTGCTATTGCAGACGGGCAGCTTCCTTCAAGCGGAGGTGCAGGTTATGTGATCAGAAGAATTTTAAGAAGAGGAATTTCCTATGCTTACAGATTCTTAGGAATGCAGGAACCTTTCCTTTATAAATTAGTTGCTGTTCTTCAGGAACAAATGGGTGAATTCTTCCCGGAACTGAAAAAACAGGGAACTTTGGTGACTGAGGTAATTAAAAGTGAAGAAGAATCTTTCCTTAAAACTATTGAAACGGGTCTGATCAGAGTTGAAAAATTAATTCAGCAGACTATTGCAGATAATCAGAAAGTCTTACCCACTCCTGAAGTATTCGAGTTGTATGATACTTATGGTTTCCCGGATGATTTGACAAGAATTATTGCAGAAGAAAAAGGGTTAACGATTGATGAGGAAGGATTTAAAGCTGAAAGAGAAAAGCAAAGAAAGCGTTCTCAGCAAGATTCTGCTCAGAAAGTCTATGACTGGGTAAATCTTGAAGATAAACCTGAAACATTTGTAGGATACGACCAGACAGAATCTGAAACGTATATTACAAGATACAGAAAGGTAGAAAACAAAGACGGCGAATTTTATCAGGTGGTATTAAGCAGCTCTCCGTTCTACCCTGAAGGAGGTGGACAGGTTGGAGATCACGGAGTATTGGAAAATGCTTCTGAAAGCGTTGAAGTACTGGAGACTAAGAAAGAAAACGGATTGATTATTTCATTAATCAGCGGTCTTCCAAAAAATCCGGAAGCGGTTTTCAATGCTAAAGTAAATGCTTCTGAAAGAAAGAACTCTCAGGCCAACCACTCTGTAACTCACCTTCTGCATGAAGCACTAAGGGATGTTTTAGGAACTCACGTAGAACAGAAAGGTTCTTATGTAGGTCCTGATTATCTTCGTTTCGACTTCTCTCACTTTAATAAAATGACGGAGGAGGAATTGGCTTTAATTGAAGAAAAAGTAAATCATAAGATCAAAGAAAGTATTGCTTTACAGGAATTCAGAAATATTCCTATCCAGGAAGCTCTGGATAAAGGAGCGATGGCTTTATTTGGTGAAAAATACGGTGACAGTGTGAGAATGATCCAGTTCGGAAGTTCAAAAGAACTTTGCGGGGGAACTCACGTAAAAAACACCAGCGAAATCGGTCATTTCAAAATTACTTCCGAAAGTTCTGCTGCTGCAGGAATCAGAAGAATTGAAGCGATTTCAGGTGATCAATCTGAAGCATATTTCAAAAACCTTGAGAAGCAGATTTCTGAACTTTCTCAATTGCTGAAATCTAAAGATGTTGTAAGATCTATAGAAAAACTGATTGATGAGAATGCTTCATTAAGATCTGAAGTGGATGCTCTTAAAAAGGAAAAAGCTAAAGGGGAAATCGGAGAATGGAAGAATGCTTATGAACAGAAAGGCAATAAACAGCTTCTGGTAAAGAAAACTTCTCTGGATGCAGGTTCTGTAAAAGATATCGTATTCCAGTTAAAAAGAGAAATCCCTGCTTCAGTAACCATAATCCTATCTGATGCGGACGGAAAACCTATGATTACTGTAGGTGTTTCTGATGATCTTGCAAAGGATTATCAGGCTGGAGCTATCGTAAAAGATCTTGCAAAAGAAATCCAAGGCGGAGGCGGAGGAAATCCCGGCTTTGCAACAGCAGGGGGTAAAAACCTTGACGGATTGGAAAATGCTTATCAAAAAGCTTTAGCACTTTAA
- a CDS encoding sigma-70 family RNA polymerase sigma factor: protein MMKNETLKSWIELYSGPLLKKALYVLSNKEDAQDVVQDVFLAAYSAYDSFEGKSQPLTWLMAILNRKVADFYRKKYKSETNIRLDHFFDETGSWKSNDVLKDWNVSGTETELLDNHDFNKTLEECIEELPARWKILLKMYYIEEKKAPEVSQELNVSTTNLWKILQRSRMQLRECLEFNWFSR, encoded by the coding sequence ATGATGAAAAATGAGACGCTGAAAAGCTGGATAGAGCTATATTCAGGACCACTTTTAAAGAAAGCACTGTATGTACTTTCTAATAAAGAAGATGCACAGGATGTAGTTCAGGACGTTTTTCTGGCTGCCTATTCTGCCTATGATTCTTTTGAAGGAAAAAGCCAGCCTTTAACATGGCTGATGGCTATTCTCAACAGAAAAGTTGCTGATTTTTACAGGAAAAAATATAAATCTGAAACCAACATCAGACTCGATCATTTTTTTGATGAAACAGGATCATGGAAGAGTAATGATGTTCTGAAGGACTGGAATGTATCAGGAACAGAAACTGAACTTTTGGACAATCATGATTTTAACAAAACATTGGAAGAATGTATTGAAGAATTGCCCGCCAGATGGAAAATCCTGTTAAAAATGTATTACATCGAAGAAAAAAAAGCACCGGAAGTAAGTCAGGAATTGAATGTTTCAACGACTAACCTTTGGAAGATTCTTCAAAGAAGCCGGATGCAGCTGAGAGAATGCCTGGAGTTCAACTGGTTTTCAAGATGA
- a CDS encoding DUF417 family protein, translating into MVGSTNAFSKNQLLSRSGYYISLFGAALILLWIGIFKFTPTEAASIKPLVENHFLTFFVYKVLSGQTVSNLIGTIEIIIALLLIFSAKFAVLKKYAGIGMIVTFLVTLSYLFTTPGIWKVVDGVPVTDFFILKDLMLLGFGLMIVQDNK; encoded by the coding sequence ATGGTCGGATCAACAAACGCGTTCAGCAAAAATCAATTACTATCCAGGTCAGGATATTATATCTCGCTTTTCGGAGCAGCTCTTATATTACTCTGGATAGGAATTTTCAAATTTACACCTACTGAGGCAGCATCTATAAAACCTCTGGTAGAAAACCATTTTCTCACGTTTTTCGTATATAAAGTACTCAGTGGTCAGACAGTGTCAAACCTTATCGGAACGATAGAAATTATCATTGCCTTATTACTGATATTTAGTGCGAAATTTGCTGTACTAAAGAAGTATGCAGGAATAGGAATGATAGTTACTTTTCTGGTGACACTAAGCTATCTGTTTACCACCCCGGGAATATGGAAGGTAGTAGATGGAGTTCCTGTAACGGACTTTTTTATCTTAAAAGATCTGATGCTTTTAGGATTTGGATTAATGATTGTTCAAGATAATAAATAA
- the msrB gene encoding peptide-methionine (R)-S-oxide reductase MsrB yields the protein MKNILIVLGIILGIAAFAAGSGLFKQNKPGQVEVKKEKEEIMDNKNVKEIYFAGGCFWGTEHFFQQIRGVVGTEVGYANGNTQNPTYEEVVSHTTGFAETVKVKYDPEQVDLKLLIDLYFKTIDPTSKDQQGNDRGNQYRTGIYYTDKTAESVVKDEVQKLAKSYSKPVVVETIPLKNFYRAEDYHQDYLDKNPGGYCHIEPGLFEMAKKANPLPKPAYHKQDKKVLKEKLTAEQYNVTQENGTERAFQNEYWNETREGIYVDITTGEPLFVSTDKFESGCGWPSFSKPITKSLIDEKLDRTHGMDRVEVRSKTGDAHLGHVFTDGPADKGGLRYCINSASLKFIPKAEMENKGYGKYLPLLDKK from the coding sequence ATGAAAAATATATTAATTGTACTCGGAATCATTCTGGGTATAGCAGCCTTTGCTGCAGGGTCGGGGCTTTTCAAGCAAAACAAGCCAGGGCAAGTTGAAGTGAAAAAGGAAAAAGAGGAAATTATGGATAATAAAAACGTTAAAGAAATTTATTTTGCAGGTGGATGTTTTTGGGGAACAGAGCATTTCTTTCAACAGATTCGCGGAGTAGTAGGAACAGAGGTAGGATATGCCAACGGAAATACTCAAAACCCAACTTATGAAGAAGTGGTAAGCCATACGACAGGCTTTGCAGAAACAGTAAAAGTGAAATATGATCCTGAACAGGTTGATTTGAAACTGCTGATTGATCTGTATTTTAAAACAATCGATCCTACCAGCAAAGATCAGCAGGGAAATGACAGAGGAAATCAATACAGAACAGGAATTTATTATACCGATAAAACAGCTGAAAGCGTTGTGAAAGATGAAGTTCAGAAGTTAGCAAAAAGCTATAGTAAACCAGTGGTGGTCGAAACTATTCCATTGAAAAATTTCTATAGAGCAGAAGATTATCATCAGGATTATCTGGATAAAAATCCGGGAGGGTATTGCCATATTGAACCAGGACTTTTTGAAATGGCCAAAAAGGCTAATCCACTTCCTAAGCCGGCTTATCATAAACAGGATAAGAAGGTTCTAAAAGAGAAACTGACGGCGGAACAATATAACGTTACTCAGGAAAACGGTACGGAAAGAGCTTTTCAAAATGAATACTGGAATGAAACCCGTGAAGGAATCTATGTAGATATCACAACGGGTGAACCTTTATTTGTTTCCACAGATAAGTTCGAATCCGGTTGCGGGTGGCCAAGCTTTTCAAAACCGATTACGAAAAGTTTGATTGACGAAAAACTGGACCGTACGCATGGAATGGATAGAGTAGAGGTAAGAAGTAAAACCGGAGATGCCCATTTAGGCCATGTCTTTACGGATGGTCCTGCAGATAAAGGAGGTCTTCGTTATTGTATCAACAGTGCTTCCCTGAAATTTATTCCAAAAGCAGAGATGGAGAACAAAGGATACGGAAAATATCTTCCGTTGTTAGATAAAAAGTAA
- a CDS encoding ABC transporter permease encodes MIKLLKLEYYKNLNYKPFKVFTILYFAILIALLFIGLVDFDLFGGTINLKEQGIYNFPEIWNFTTWIVALLKIFLGLIIVFSISQEFSNRMFKQNTIDGLSRKEFITSKLLTIGIFTIVSTLIVFALTMFLGYKYSNTKESAKVFGEIFFIGNYFVKLFTFFCFLMFLSILLRKSVFVFLALFVFWIGEGILTAVEVYTKVSGMQGPQRNEILQNDFFVTHLLPLESMSSLIPNPMMRLNMVKMMGVKYEFHYPTESLIACLVWCAVFIFGSYWILRKRDW; translated from the coding sequence ATGATAAAACTATTAAAATTAGAATACTATAAAAACCTGAATTACAAACCATTCAAGGTTTTCACAATACTCTATTTTGCCATTCTTATTGCATTGCTTTTTATTGGGTTGGTGGATTTTGATCTTTTTGGAGGAACCATTAATTTAAAAGAACAGGGGATTTATAATTTTCCTGAAATATGGAATTTCACCACATGGATTGTTGCTTTATTGAAAATTTTCTTAGGGTTGATCATTGTTTTTTCAATTTCACAGGAATTCAGCAACCGGATGTTTAAGCAGAATACCATTGACGGATTGAGCAGAAAAGAATTCATCACTTCAAAATTGTTGACAATCGGGATTTTCACCATTGTTTCTACCCTCATTGTATTTGCTCTTACAATGTTTCTAGGATACAAATATTCGAACACCAAAGAATCTGCAAAGGTTTTTGGAGAGATTTTCTTTATTGGAAATTACTTTGTAAAGCTGTTTACGTTCTTCTGTTTCTTAATGTTCCTTTCTATTTTACTCAGAAAATCTGTTTTTGTATTTCTTGCTCTTTTCGTTTTCTGGATTGGTGAGGGAATATTGACAGCCGTTGAAGTATACACAAAAGTAAGTGGAATGCAGGGTCCGCAAAGAAATGAGATACTGCAAAACGATTTTTTTGTGACCCATCTTCTGCCTTTAGAAAGTATGTCAAGCCTTATTCCTAATCCTATGATGAGATTAAATATGGTAAAAATGATGGGTGTAAAATATGAATTCCACTACCCTACAGAAAGTTTAATTGCCTGTTTGGTATGGTGTGCTGTTTTTATCTTCGGATCTTACTGGATTTTGAGAAAACGTGATTGGTAA
- a CDS encoding ABC transporter ATP-binding protein gives MEKILSVKNLTKKFKRVVVNNISFDVEKGNVYGLLGPNGSGKSTTFGMLLSTINPTSGDWFWFGKKGTDPETLKRIGAIIEQPNFYPYLSAETNLKIVAEIKSVSYSRIEEVLKVVNLYERRKDTFKTYSLGMKQRLAIASALLNNPEVLILDEPTNGLDPEGIIQIRDIINNIAKQGITIIIASHLLDEIEKICSHVIVLKEGNSIYCGRVDEMTANNGYFELKADNNALLLSTLNELQWFTSINQTGDLIKAQIRDDASISASALNQKLAEKGIFLSHLTKKKMSLESQFLELVKNTN, from the coding sequence ATGGAAAAAATTTTATCAGTAAAGAATCTGACAAAAAAATTCAAAAGAGTGGTTGTCAATAATATTTCTTTTGACGTAGAAAAAGGGAATGTCTACGGACTTCTGGGTCCCAATGGCAGCGGAAAATCCACAACCTTCGGGATGCTTCTTTCCACAATCAATCCTACCAGTGGAGATTGGTTTTGGTTTGGCAAAAAAGGAACAGATCCTGAAACGTTAAAAAGAATCGGAGCAATTATTGAACAGCCCAACTTCTATCCTTATTTAAGTGCTGAAACCAACCTTAAAATCGTTGCTGAAATTAAAAGTGTTTCTTATTCCAGGATTGAAGAAGTGCTGAAAGTCGTTAATCTGTATGAAAGAAGAAAAGATACCTTCAAAACTTATTCTCTGGGGATGAAACAGCGACTTGCTATTGCTTCTGCCCTGTTGAACAATCCTGAAGTCTTAATTTTAGATGAACCAACAAACGGGCTGGATCCTGAAGGAATTATCCAGATCCGTGACATCATCAACAATATTGCTAAACAAGGGATTACGATTATCATTGCAAGCCACCTTCTTGATGAAATTGAGAAAATATGCAGCCATGTTATTGTATTAAAAGAAGGAAACTCAATTTATTGTGGAAGAGTGGACGAAATGACCGCGAATAATGGATATTTTGAATTAAAAGCAGACAATAATGCATTGCTTTTAAGCACCTTGAATGAACTTCAATGGTTTACATCTATTAACCAGACAGGAGATCTGATAAAAGCCCAGATACGTGATGATGCATCGATTTCAGCTTCAGCCTTGAATCAAAAACTAGCAGAAAAAGGGATTTTTCTATCTCATTTAACAAAGAAAAAAATGTCTCTTGAATCTCAATTCCTTGAACTTGTAAAAAACACCAATTAA